One Streptomyces sp. SAI-135 DNA segment encodes these proteins:
- a CDS encoding class I SAM-dependent methyltransferase, which produces MTRCRLCGSEAMASVVDLGATPPCESFLAADQLDQPEPAYPLHLQVCTDCWLAQIPPLITPEETFKEYAYFSSFSTSWVEHARTFVADAVERAGLGADGSDAFVVEVASNDGYLLKHVVDRGIRCLGIEPSVNVGAAARDKGVPTLTEFLSPQTGAAVRAEHGPANLVVANNVYAHIPDVIGFTQGLRALVADDGWVSIEVQHLLTLIEENQYDTIYHEHFQYYTVASAIRALASGGLALVDVELLPTHGGSIRLWARPAEVAGEPSERVADVLAREKAAGLQELSGYTEFSARVAKVRRDLLKFLIEAAERGETVVGYGAPGKGNTLLNHCGIRPDLLAYTVDRNPYKHGRFTPGTRIPILPPEQIAADKPDYVLVLPWNLRAELTEQLSYVHEWGGRLVFPIPELSVVEVASRKVTA; this is translated from the coding sequence ATGACACGATGCCGACTGTGCGGCTCGGAAGCGATGGCGAGCGTCGTCGACCTCGGAGCGACGCCACCGTGTGAGAGCTTTCTCGCCGCGGACCAACTCGACCAGCCGGAGCCCGCGTACCCGCTGCACCTCCAGGTGTGCACCGACTGCTGGCTCGCGCAGATCCCGCCGCTGATCACACCGGAGGAGACCTTCAAGGAGTACGCGTACTTCTCGTCGTTCTCGACCTCCTGGGTGGAGCACGCGCGGACGTTCGTCGCGGACGCCGTCGAGCGTGCGGGACTCGGGGCCGATGGCTCCGACGCCTTCGTGGTCGAGGTCGCGAGCAACGACGGATACCTGCTGAAGCACGTGGTGGACCGGGGGATCCGCTGCCTGGGCATCGAGCCGTCGGTGAACGTCGGCGCGGCGGCACGGGACAAGGGCGTGCCCACGCTCACCGAGTTCCTGAGCCCTCAGACCGGCGCGGCCGTCCGCGCCGAGCACGGCCCGGCCAACCTCGTCGTGGCCAACAACGTGTACGCGCACATCCCCGACGTCATCGGCTTCACCCAGGGGCTGCGTGCCCTGGTCGCCGACGACGGCTGGGTCTCCATCGAGGTGCAGCACCTGCTGACCCTGATCGAGGAGAACCAGTACGACACGATCTACCACGAGCACTTCCAGTACTACACGGTCGCCTCCGCGATCCGGGCCCTCGCCAGCGGCGGACTCGCCCTCGTGGACGTGGAGTTGCTGCCCACGCACGGCGGCTCCATCCGGCTGTGGGCCCGCCCCGCCGAGGTGGCCGGCGAGCCGAGCGAGCGGGTGGCCGACGTACTGGCCCGCGAGAAGGCCGCCGGGCTCCAGGAGCTGTCCGGCTACACCGAGTTCTCCGCCCGGGTGGCCAAGGTGCGCCGCGACCTCCTCAAGTTCCTCATCGAGGCGGCCGAACGCGGCGAGACGGTCGTCGGCTACGGCGCCCCCGGCAAGGGCAACACCCTGCTCAACCACTGCGGCATCCGCCCCGACCTGCTCGCGTACACGGTCGACCGCAACCCCTACAAGCACGGCCGGTTCACCCCGGGCACCCGCATCCCGATCCTGCCGCCCGAGCAGATCGCCGCCGACAAGCCGGACTACGTGCTCGTCCTCCCGTGGAACCTGCGGGCCGAACTCACCGAGCAGCTGTCCTACGTGCACGAGTGGGGCGGCCGACTGGTCTTCCCCATCCCGGAACTGAGCGTCGTCGAGGTCGCGTCCCGAAAGGTCACAGCATGA
- a CDS encoding glycosyltransferase, which yields MRILVVHNRYASAQPSGENKVVDQEVQLLREGGHRVETFERRSDDIGSMSLLAKVAVPLRVPWNPAVRTELAARLRTERPDVVHVHNVFPLLSPAVLAACADAGVPAVATLHNYTQVCPPGTLQRDGRPCTECVGSTPLPAVRHGCYRGSRLATVPLAVSLSANRRRWWSGVERFLCISAAQRDVLVKAGMPAERLAVKHNFVPDPDARRTDAGEHVLYLGRLAEAKGVRLLMAAWEEIAASGGVGVPLVIAGTGPLEAEVTAWAAGRDDVRYVGLYDTAECQKAIARSVAVVAPSTWLEAFGLVVVEAMAAGVPVVAAGHGAFVELVEDGVTGLLHRPGDSASLASCLRRIAAEPARNREMGEAARRHYEQGFSPAVGLDRLVDEYRTAIAGRSALTRDGDTRASWGDGNNR from the coding sequence ATGCGCATCCTCGTGGTGCACAACCGCTACGCCTCGGCGCAGCCGAGCGGCGAGAACAAGGTCGTCGACCAGGAGGTGCAGCTGCTGCGCGAGGGCGGCCACCGGGTCGAGACGTTCGAGCGGCGCAGCGACGACATCGGCTCCATGTCCCTCCTCGCCAAGGTCGCGGTGCCCCTGCGGGTGCCGTGGAACCCGGCGGTCCGCACCGAACTCGCCGCCCGGCTGCGCACCGAGCGGCCGGACGTCGTCCACGTCCACAACGTCTTCCCGCTGCTGTCGCCCGCGGTGCTCGCCGCCTGCGCCGACGCCGGCGTGCCCGCAGTGGCGACGCTGCACAACTACACCCAGGTCTGCCCGCCCGGCACCCTCCAGCGGGACGGCCGGCCGTGCACCGAGTGCGTCGGGTCGACGCCGCTGCCCGCCGTCCGGCACGGCTGCTACCGGGGCTCCCGCCTCGCGACCGTCCCGCTCGCGGTCAGCCTGTCGGCCAACCGGCGGCGCTGGTGGTCCGGCGTGGAGCGCTTCCTCTGCATCTCCGCGGCGCAGCGCGACGTCCTGGTGAAGGCCGGGATGCCAGCCGAGCGGCTGGCGGTGAAGCACAACTTCGTGCCGGATCCGGACGCCCGCCGCACGGACGCCGGCGAGCATGTGCTCTATCTCGGCCGGCTCGCGGAGGCCAAGGGCGTACGGCTGCTCATGGCCGCGTGGGAGGAGATCGCGGCGAGCGGCGGTGTGGGAGTACCGCTCGTGATCGCCGGCACCGGACCACTGGAGGCGGAGGTCACCGCCTGGGCGGCGGGCCGGGACGACGTGCGCTACGTCGGCCTGTACGACACGGCGGAGTGCCAGAAGGCCATCGCCCGGTCGGTCGCCGTGGTGGCCCCCTCGACGTGGCTGGAGGCGTTCGGCCTGGTGGTCGTGGAGGCCATGGCGGCCGGGGTCCCGGTCGTCGCCGCCGGCCACGGCGCCTTCGTCGAACTTGTCGAGGACGGGGTGACCGGGCTGCTGCACCGGCCGGGCGACTCCGCCTCGCTCGCGTCCTGCCTTCGCCGGATCGCGGCCGAACCGGCCCGCAACCGGGAGATGGGCGAGGCGGCCCGGCGCCATTACGAACAAGGTTTCAGCCCGGCGGTCGGCCTCGACCGTCTGGTTGACGAGTACCGCACCGCGATCGCGGGTCGGTCAGCACTGACTCGCGACGGGGACACCCGCGCGAGCTGGGGGGATGGGAACAACAGATGA